The following are encoded together in the Microtus pennsylvanicus isolate mMicPen1 chromosome 8, mMicPen1.hap1, whole genome shotgun sequence genome:
- the Hebp1 gene encoding heme-binding protein 1, which yields MLGMIRNSLFGSVETWPWQVLSTGGKEDVSYEERACEGGKFATVEVTDKPVDEALREAMPKIMKYVGGTNDKGIGMGMTVPISFAVFPNEDGSLQKKLKVWFRIPNQFQSSPPVPGDESVKIEEREGITVYSTQFGGYAKEADYIAHATQLRTALEGTPATYQGDVYYCTGYDPPMKPYGRRNEVWLVKT from the exons ATGTTGGGCATGATCAGAAACTCGCTGTTCGGGAGCGTGGAGACGTGGCCTTGGCAGGTTCTGAGCACCGGGGGCAAG GAAGACGTCTCCTATGAGGAGAGGGCCTGTGAAGGAGGGAAGTTCGCTACCGTGGAAGTGACAGACAAGCCTGTGGATGAGGCTCTCCGGGAAGCAATGCCCAAGATCATGAAGTATGTGGGCGGCACCAATGATAAGG GAATTGGCATGGGCATGACAGTCCCTATCTCTTTTGCCGTGTTCCCCAATGAAGATGGCTCCCTACAGAAGAAGCTGAAAGTCTGGTTCCGGATTCCGAACCAGTTTCAAAGCAGCCCACCGGTTCCGGGTGATGAGAGCGTGAAGATCGAGGAGCGGGAGGGCATCACCGTCTATTCCAC ACAATTCGGTGGTTATGCCAAGGAAGCAGACTACATCGCTCACGCCACCCAGCTCCGTACCGCCCTGGAGGGCACGCCAGCCACCTACCAGGGTGACGTTTACTACTGTACCGGCTATGACCCGCCCATGAAGCCCTATGGACGTCGTAATGAGGTCTGGCTCGTGAAGACATGA